The sequence below is a genomic window from Lytechinus pictus isolate F3 Inbred chromosome 6, Lp3.0, whole genome shotgun sequence.
TGGCTTCGAAAATATGCAAAGGTTCAAGTGTGATTTAAATGCAACCGATTGGAGTGTTGTCTTAAATGAGTCTGACGTTGAAATAGCTTACAGTAAATTTCTTAAATTGTTGACAACTCTATATGAAAAGAATTTCCCTCTCCTAAGCAAGAAACAAAAAGATAGAAGAAAATATCCTCAGATGCCATGGGTATCCAAATCTTTATTGAAATGTatcaacaagaaaaataaactatttTGTAAGTTTAAACTAAGGAGAACATTAGGAGCGAAGCAGAAATACTCTTGCTATAGGAATATTTTAACATCTTTACTACGAGACgctaaaaaatcatattatgaTGAAAAGTTTAAGTCAGTCTTCAAAGATATGAAAGGAACCTGGAAAATTATAAGACAAGCgctaaattcaaaacaaaagagTCAGGGTCCCTCTAAACTTTTAGTAGATGGGGTTTTGACTGAAGATCATGTACAAATGAGTAACGCTTGTAATCAATTCTTCTCATCAATAGTAAATAAATTGTCATCTAGTCTTCCCGCAAGTCAAAAACTCTTCCATGATTACCTTGGTAATCGACTTCCCTGTTCATGTTTCTTTACTCCTGTCGTTGAAAAGGAAGTGATTGacattgttcataatttgaaaacaaataaggCTGCTGGGTATGATGGCCTATCTAATAAGCTTATTAAAGAAGTTATTGATGTTATTGTTTCTCCTATTACTCATATATTAAATTTATCTATTGTACATGGAATCGTTCCTTTGAGTATGAAGATAGCCAAAGTTGTGCCGATTTACAAAAAGGGAAACCCTCAGGAAGTTGGAAATTACCGGCCCATCTCTCTTCTTACATGTTTttctaaaattcttgaaaagatCATTTCTGTTCGTgttatgaaattttgaaaattaataatattctCGCTCCTGAACAATTTGGTTTTCGTGAAAAACATACTACCTCTCATGCTCTGTTACattttattgacaaaatttctTCCGCAAAAGATAATGGGCTACATACTGTCGGTATATTCCTAGACTACTCCAAAGCCTTCGACACGATTGACCATGACATCCTTTTGTATAAACTATCTTTCTATGGATTCCGGGGTAAGGCTTTGGAGTGGTTCAAGAGCCACCTCTCTGATAGAAAAcagtttgtatttttaaatggtgTTAAGTCTTCTATGCAGTCAATTACATGTGGAGTGCCACAAGGTTCACTCCTTGGACCTATCTTATTTctcatatttatttatgatttccCTCAGTCATCAAAAATCCTTTCATTTATTCTGTTTGCATATGACTCAAGCATATTTTTTCTGATAAGAACCCCTGCAATTTATTGCAAACTAGCAATTCGGAATTGATTTCTGTTAACGAATGGATCATTGCTAACAGACTTTCCTTAAATCTTGTTAAAACAAACTACATGTTATTCAGCAACACCCTAGCAACATTGCCAGATAATATTACAATCAGTGATTTTCAGATTACTGAAGTCTTGAGTACAAAATTCCTTGGGGTACACATTGATAGTAAGCTGAATTGGAAAGTTCACATATCTTATTCATGTAAACTTCTTTTCAGAAATTCAGGAGTCATTAATTCATTGAAGAGTATAttcccaaaaaatattttatgcatgttGTACTCAACTCTCATTTTGCCTTACTTGAATTATTGCATCCTTGCCTGGGGTAACGCTGCTAAAGTTCATTTAGATGGGTTATTTAAAGTCCAGACAAGGGTAATTAGACTAGTATGTGGAGTAAGTTCACGATCTCACactaatgttttgttttatgaaaacaagtTCCTTAATTTACATGACATATTTGATCTCAACCTTGGTTGCAGtatgtatcaattaaataaaagagaacTTCCACTTGCCCTTGTTCATTATGTGTTAGAAATGACCAAATCCATTCTTACTATACAAGACAAGTTTCTTTTCTCCACTTGCCATTGGTCAAAACTAGTTTTCGgctaaatacatttgtttatacagggccaaaattatggaactcCCTTCCTTCTTCATTGAAGCAATCAGTTAGCCTTAGTGTCTTTAGAAACAAATTAAAGACCGATTTACTGAAGAAATACTTAGATCAGTAAACGAATGCCTGCTTGTTATATCTCGTCTTACTTTATAAATTGTCTTCTTCCCACAATTATCTATGCAAAAATAGAGCTCtgcctattttctttatttttcctcttttctttcttcttttcgaaTTTCAGACTCTTATACTTTAGGTCTTGACTAATAGAATGTTTGCATTCTGCATTTCatatcttttgtaaatatgtatatctgtACATTGGTTATTTACtccaattttttgtttgcttgttctaTGATGTTTTAAATTGATTGCTAATGTAAGTTTTTAAAATTCTGGTGGCCTATGGCCCACAAGCTAAGCTTCTTAGTAGGTCACCACGTTTCATTTCCATCTCTTCTCATGGGTGTTACCAATGTTCCATAGAAGTagtgcatgtattatgtatattatcctgtaattatttacttttgttctttGTTATTAACTTGTATCCCAATAATTTACTGTTGTTTGATATcggaattgaaacgaaataaagattcattcattcattcattcattcattcattcattcaatcattcattcattcattcattcattcattcattcattcatccattcattcattcactcatccattcattcattcattcattcattcactcattcactcattcattcatccattcattcattcactcattcattcactcattccttccttcattcattcattcattcatttattcattcatccattcatccattcattcattcactcattcattcactcattcattaattaattcattcattcattcattcattcattcattcattcattcattcattcatgaaaagaaattgacacctgacaaatccccaatttaaggaaaaaaatattttatgaacacataattatcatattatatgGCCTGAAAATGTATCTTCTCCAGAAGAATTTGATgccatatttgaatttaaatgtgGTATGTGTTAATGCTTGGATAATCAGGAGGTATTTTTTACCCTcatgtaaaatttgatttgtcacaAACCAATTATCATACAGTGTATATGGCTTGTAAGAGTATCTTCTCCggaataatttgataccatatttatgtggtatgtgataaagcttggataatcaggaggtattttttttaccgcgatgtaaaatttgattttcgcCAAAGCAATGCATGGCTGCAgcctgcaatgaatgaatccagatggcAATggtgtcataatcctacatgagttagtaAAATGTTTGCAAACACATTCCAACTGAAATTAACTTGAGAGTTGATTCTTAAAAGTGTTTACTAAAAAATCTAAATCAAATTATTGaagaaatacatttcaatgGATTTTAATACAACCCTTGTAAATGTAGGAATATAACATCATTGACATTTCGTTTCATTAATTggagtcatgccttactttggtgcaagtcaaaatttacatcactgcaaagaatacctactaATTATCCACGCGTGAAGACATAGCACATATATATgctatcaaattatttgagagaagatactctttctggctatatataatgattatgtgCTCAAACTGATCCACTAGGCCACAATGCTCCAATTGACACTAATATAGAATTGAAAGACTGGATATACTGCAATGTATGGTATAGAGACTACACTTGAGCttgcttggttttttttttttacaagtaatGACCAAATGTCATGGAAAAGTTCTCTGCACACATTAGTAATGTCACTATGATTGATGACCTTGTTTTGTTCTGATATAAGCAATAAATACTTTACCAGACAAACTATATAATGGAAAaaagtatggtagtggatcgtataaCAAAACACTTTttatgaattcaatcatatcaaacacattattctcaaaGAATTCAccaactttcaccataaatacacaaataccTCCAAAACATagatatgtaaaaattttgccaaaatcgtttttccttttttctatgatatcagcttccaatcggacccctcttcgcatgtgatatattttggtcacttgaaaatggtatcgtattaccgaacgtatgttttctatgggaaaatttgagaaaataacaaatcattGATGACCATATTTTACCATTTTGAGATataaagactttgaaaatgtgttttttaccattttcatcatctttctattcaagttcccttaggaaggatgttgcaaagttttgagcgtACCAAATTATTTTCTAACGTGTATGATGCACGCATTTGGTAATACAAGGCCAGTCGGTAATACCATCAATCAATATAcctaaatgttattttcattcaatGTTAATATTACTCAATAACCAATGAACAATTTTAATATGGACCCCTTTAATCATCAAGAGGAATAGCCATATCAGAACTATGATATAATTTGTAGGTTGCAAGATCACTGatcaaattatgtaaaaatgtcATAGACATATCAAACAGGTGTTGTACCTCCAATTTATTACTAAGCAATGTGCATAAACGTTTGCTTTTGACAGAGTCACACTTTAATGAACACATCACTATGTTTGCAATTTCTGTATTCATCATACATCTTGATGTATAGCGGTTTTCACAACTGATGGTAGGACTATTTGTGATCTTTGGGATCGTGTGCAAAAGACATAGAAAGGTTGAAAACTGTTTCACGGCCAATAGTGAAAGAGGCTTTCCCCTAATCATAATCCATACAAACCCCAGAAGCTCAAATTCGGGacaattcattgttttctttccaAGATAAACAGAACTGACCCTTAAGTAGCAAGCggaataaattttaaaaaagaatgaaaacatgGCATATAGTAAAGAAGTATCAATCTCGCGTTTCGTATTACCCTTATTTGCGTTCTGCCTTACCATACCATCTGTTGTACACGCAGTTAGTAATTACACATTCGTCCACATGgatactttaaataaaaaagtctTGATAATAGTAAAAGGATTTTGTATACTTCACAATGCTctgatatgcttttcacactgcacatatttcccggggttaagcttagcccacttcgttttcacacgtTTAAGCAAGGTGGGCTAGCACAGTAATTAGTATAGTACTacctggccctgcaaaaaagcagggttagccagcTAATtgtggtgctaagagatgcagtgtgaaacgaaaccgggctaaggaagagtggggctaagcattagccaatcaaagaagtcgaaattgcacgttaatcacgctctgtgtgGCAAAATGGGTTAAGAAAGACGGTGTGAAACCCCCAAAAGATAGTATGTGGTTATGAGGATAGTCCAGGGTTAAGGATaatatggggttaaggaaatgcagtgtgaaaaacaTATGAGTCTCTCATTTCTACTTCTTGAGCTCATATAACAACTGCAGTTCTGGGTGCAGCTTTTAAGCACTTTACATGCTGTTTTTTGCACCCTAAGCGCTAAAATCAGCATCTCGAAATGCAGGGTCtgtgttcatatttttgtgcaatttatttcgggagtgtacatgtacaagtagagggcatttttttaacaatacaATTGATTAAATTTGTACTCCTGCATTTAAATAAAGTCAAATTGCGTACCTATTGTTTCTATAGTTTCAGTATACCAGTAGAATCTACAAACCATATGGGATTTTCAAACGACAGTTTGTGAAATTAATGGAAACAGATACCTATGCatataattattcaaatgatATTTAACATAGAAAAAGTCAAAGATGTACATATTTACAACCCTTTTATGACCTTTATTGCTCAATTGCAACAGACTGTGAACTTGCCGCAATTACCAATgttgcatcattgcaatgaaAAAATGGGCCCCCAagacttttcattattttcacaaaCCAATTGCCCCAATAACTCAAGCTTGGTTTAATCCAAAagcttcaattttcttttcctaGTATACATATAACTTTGTTCAAttctatttgaaataaaatagcatgtgagaattttaattttaactCGATAGGGCCTATATTCCACTATCTACGATTCAGGAATTTTCCCCctaactcttggaatatttatgGTATTCCGATATAATAtaaatacttcattaccctaatgtccaagtttcatgaactagattcatatactttctatgGCATTTAAAAAACTAAACcttgttaagattttgatgttgattcccccaccATGGTcaagtccattgaccctaaatgacctttgaccttggtcatgtgacctgaaactcaggcaggatgttcagtaatactttattaaacttttgtccaagtttcatgaaataggcccatatactttctaagttaaagattgatgttgacgccgacaccgccgctgtcggaaaagcgacgcatatagtctcgctctggtacccaggcgagacaaaaattaccaCGATGACCAACCACTAGTTCATAGTGAAATCTAATGTTTCGGATGTGACATTTGCTTCATATAAACAGAATATCATCATCTTCTGAATCTTCTGAAACCGCATGTAAACATTCTGATATGTATATTGATGCAATCTTtcttgtatttatatttttgatttcTATGttaaacaagagtgtcgctaggGCGAGCACaaaatacgcccgcctgtaacgcagaaaattgagttattggtcaagcaagaaaagtaaAAGGTTGCAActtaacctttgaccttttgacctccaaatcaataggcttcctgggatccatgctagtatcatacacaccaaattatatgagcctaggttaggTTAAACTAAAATTATCACATTTACAAGGACTtaagaagggtaagatgaaaacatgtcactgtgaccttgaccattggacctcaaaatcaataggcttcctggtatccatgctagtatcatacacaccaaattatatgagcctaggttaggttaaactaaagttatcacatttacaaggacttcagaaggataagatgaaagcatgtcactctgaccttgaccttttgacctccaAATCATTAGGCTTcatgggatccatgctagtatcatacacaccaaattatatgggcctaggttaagttaaactgaatttatcgcatttacaaggacttcagaaggataagatgaaagcatgtcactctgaccttgaccttttgacctccaAATCATTAGGCTTcatgggatccatgctagtatcatacacaccaaattatatgagcctaggttaagctAAACTAAAGTTATTGTGTTTACAATGGCTTCAGAAGggaaagatgaaaacatgtcactgtgacctagACCATTGACCTCAAATTCAagaggcttcctgggatctatgctagtatcatacacacaaaaATTGAATGAGCCTCTCTAGAGGATAAgtttaaactaaagttatcgcgtttacgaGTACTTCAGAAGGGTTAGATGAAAACAcatcactgtgaccttgacctttgacctgtcgGCTTAAAAATCagtaggcttcctgggatccatgctagtatcaaacatcaaattatttgagcctagcttaagttaaactgaagttattgcgtttacaaggaaaagttagcggacggacggacaccgagcgtgataccataatacgtcccgtctaggacgggcgtataaaaaagtaaagatatgaaatgaaatgaaataaattcaattcaattctaaatgctgaataaacataaaacaaattGGAACCAAGCACAAGCCCTTCAGGAACCCAATATCTACAGCAACTCATTGAAATCTTGAATGTTTATATTGGAATAACACTGTTGATAACCTTGTTtgccctcatttcttttttaaactgaGCCCAAAACAACTCTTGACCATCTTCATCTTCTGTGACTAACAAATAAGGTTTGTTCCTACTTAGCAAGAGTCTTACAAGATATGGTAAACTTGCTTCCTGGATGTCTTCCATGAATATCAAGATGATCTTGTCTAACTTGGTGTCGTTCACATGCTCAACGGCCATCCGTAGCTTGGTCATGAACCAAGCATCATCCACTGACTCGTTACTTATCAACAATGCTGTCTTGAAGCTGTTATCAAGATTATGATATAAGGCGTTGAGATAGTACATCCCTGGATGAAGGGCTTCATCTCCAAAGGCTACTTTCTGCAGATGAGGCATCCTTTCTTCAAGTGCAGGTCTCAAGATTTCATTAACCCACTGGGTATGATTATCATGGAACATGATGTTAAGCTGCAATTCATAGTCATCTGGATCAGCATCGTCTGTGATTTCATCATAGCCAATGACGGCTAGTTTTAGAAGAAACATCTTGTGGTTGAACCACCAGCGCTTGTAATACACCACGAGACAAAGAAAGGCGACTACTACAAGGACAATACTGACGCCAGAAACTAGGATGGTGTTGATGTCGCAGTATTCTTCTGGATGAAATGACCAAACTGGCTTGTTATGAAGCCCACTGAATGAATTACTAGAACAGAGAATTTCTTCCTCATGTTCCAAAGACACATTGGTGGTACGAAGCCAATTCATAAACCAAGACAGCTGACAGTTACAGGTGAATGGATTTCCTGAAATTACTAGACTGATCAAAGAGGGCGGCATAGTCATATCGGCTGTGATTGTAAATATCTGATTGTTATGTAGGTAGAGTCGTTTTAGATTTCTTGTGCCTTTGAACAAGTCCTTATCTATTGATCTTATCCTGTTGTATTGGAGAAGCAGATCATGCAGATGGTGCAAATTCTGGAATGCATGTTTAgaaatattcacaattttatTGGAATTTAGCCTGAGCTCTTCCAGTCCAGTCAAATTCTTGAGAACCAGTGATGTGATTGTAGCCAATGAACAAAAAGTTAGGTCAAGTAACTTCATCTGCTGTAGAGGAGAAAACATCCAGGACACGTTGGGCAAAGTCACCAAGAGGTTATTCCCGCTCAATCTGAGAGTGTGGAGTGATATCAACCCATCGAATAACGATTCTTTCGTTTCCTTGTTCACCAAATCATGATATTCAATATTTGAGTGAGACacatttaaaattttcaatGCAGGTGTGTGTGTAAACTGATGCATGGAAGCAAACTTTACCCCATAAGAAATGTAAGAACAGTCCAAGAAGACAAGATTCCTCATCTCTGCAAGAGTTTCATCCAGAAAAAACCCGCCAATATCCTCCATTGTAAGAGTAGTGAGAGCTGTCATCTCTCTAAAAGTGTCATTGGCAATGTTGTTCAGTTGGCTATTCCCTTCCAGTCTCAAAATCTTCAAGCGAGACAGGCCCGTAAACATGAGTCTCACAATAGAATATAGATTATTAAATGACAAGTTAAGTATCTGCAAATGTGTGGTGTTCCAGGAACTATGTtctatttcattaatgttgCTTCTGAATAGATCCACTTTTCTGAGTGATGTGCAACCTGCAAACCATGCAGGATCTAGGGTGTACAAGCTATTTCTTGCCAAGCcgatatatttcaaatttccaaGACAAGTGAAAGCCCCATGCAGAAGACCTTTGATCTTGTTTTGAGTCAAATGCAATACTTCCAGCATTCTCATTCCACAGAAAGATTTGTTTGACATATCATATATTCTGTTTGTACTAAGAGCAAGGAACTCCAGGTACTTGAATCCCAAGAAGGCAAAATCAGGGATCTTTTCAATGTTGTTATAtctcaaatttaatattttagttTTGGGAAACTGTTCACTTGAAACATTAGTAGAATCATTCAAAGGAATGATGGAAACAATCTGTGATCTTTGGACTGATAATCTTGTATTCTTGATTCCTAAGAAGGAAGAAACCTGAAATTTTCCAAGGTTTATATGACTCGCGTCAAGTTTTTCGATCCAAGAGAACCGTGAAAACACTCTCTTTGGGAAATGCGTCAACTCGTTGTCCCCCAAGTtgaattgataaatggagcAGTTACTGAAAGATTCGAAGTTTGTTTCTTCTATTGATGTCAATCCGTTGTGTGAGAAGTCAATCAAGGTTATATTTCTCAACTTGGACAATCCTGTCCTCCCTGTCCAAGATGTATCATCACAAAGACCGTTCAGATGTGGAATTTTCCAGAAATTGTTGTGAGAAAGAATCAAAGTTAAAATGCCTGGACTGTTCACAAACAGATTTTCAGAGACATTTCTTAAAGCATTGTTGTTCAAAATGATCTTCTCAAGTCTGCTGAGTTTTGTAAAAGTGCCGCTGTCGACGACATGGATGAAATTGTGAGAGATATTCAGAATCCGAAGGAGGATGTACCCTTCCAAGGACTCATTGTGAAGAATTGTTAGGTTGTTATATGACAGGTCCAGTACTTCTAAGGTGTTTGGTAGGGACCGAGGTACAGAGGTGAGGTTCAGATGAGAGCATGTTGCTACAGTCTTTGTAATGGAAGCACACTTGGGGGTTCCTACGGCATTAACACCGACACAATTATTCCACAGAATAAAGCAAGCAAACAAACATAAGGTACAAATATCCATCTTCAATGTTAACGAAATTCATGAAAGTGTTCAGTGAAGTGGCATCAGTTCAAATACTGCTCTCAACTATAAAGAGGAATATCATTATTCTTGACAAGTGACAAATGTGCATGATGAAGAGGCTTCAGCAAAAACTACTTTTCATTGTGTTAAGCCCCACTTCATGAAAATTGCGTGACGGAGTTACAAAAGATTTATCATTAACCATCATTCAGGTCTGTTTCAGTTTCAGAATTCACACTAGCAatgtttatgattattttattgcaGTAAAGATTAACTTGTTAGCCATTATGTCAATGATATAACCTACAAAAGTACTAAATCAAGATCTTTATTTACACATCCTGATGCAAAGAGTACCAACAAATTATCTTGTTTAATCGAGAGCTTTTAGTTTCAActccaaatattttcatccccttcacaagtatattttttgttattatgcACCATCAAATTGTCTAAAGTTCactatactttctaaaactagtttactggaaaccggtttcgggaagatcgctttgctagcattcccatttgatcagccgaaggggttttcaaaaccacttcacgtaaagtggtcttgttgctatAGTACGCTCTAAATAGGGTTGATATGTTACGTGCGAAATTCCAAACCGTAGTGTAGACATTCTACACAGTGTGcagagtagcgcgctcaaaatgtgcgaagatcgcttcctgaagaacggttatgtcctcacttacgctaaaaccagtttaacgaggcaaagcgatcttggaagCTTCAACATGAGGTGGTTTtccgaactggtttggaagatcgcttccaagaccatTCTCATTAAATGTTAAACACGATTCCACTCAACTAGTTTTAGGGCAATAATGAGAACAGGGTCTTAGACAccattctcattatactttctaaaactagtttactggacaccggttcaggaaaatagtttggaagatcgctttgctagcgttcccatttgatcagcggaaagtggttttcaaaaccacttcacgtaaagtggTCTTGTTGATATAGGAACGCTCTCAATGGGGTGACATGTTACGCGCGAAATTCCAAACTGCagcgtagacattctacacacagtgtttGGAGTACCGCGCTCAAAATGTctgaagatcgcttcccgaagaacggatGTTCCTCACGCTAAAaacagtttaacgaggcaaagcgatcttgaaagcTTCATCatgaggtggttttctgaactagtttggaagatcacttccaagaccgctctcattacatgttaaactagttttaggacggtagtgagaacggGGTCTTATGTATACTGGGAATTCACCATCAGTAAAGTACATAATCAGGGCATGACACGGAACTTAACTTGCCAACAGGCTCATGGCAAGTAAAACAACACATGGATAAGTACTTCTcataaatatcaaaatgattCATCTCGTATCACAGCAACTATATGAGCACTTGCAGTGcaatagaatatatatatatcattgtattttataataccATGATTCGTGTTTGGTGTTGTgggtattattataattatcttttttatcataactattattactttattatcattcgctgatgtggtttacggtacaccatgtgaagtgttgtagaaacagtggataggagaagagaagaaattgataggcgagaaagtggagatttgagagtagagtattctttcttgaaagtagtcctgaaaaggactgtaaaccaggaaagattgatgagttgagaacagcttgagtagtagagctagtgaggagatgctggcttgagtcggcgagtagagatgatgagtagtagagagactcgacgtttcgggcaggttgactgtccgtcttcaggagtcaacatctttattatcattgtttatttatcattattattatcattattattagtatcataATTATCTCAACCAGGTGAGCACTGAGATCAGCTCAATCTATTGATAATCTAGCATCTTATAATCTGTCTGAGTATTAGGCCACCttaaatgcatgaatatatatGCAAAAGTCAGTATTAgtgccaaaaaaaaatgagactGCAAGTGCAAGTACACGATCCTTTTTTGTTTGATCTCACCAACAGAGGGCGCTTGTAAAATTAGTAATTGCATCAATATCAAGTGTATAGATAATTACTCGTAATTCATTAAAACATTGCTGCAACAGAAACTGattaaaaagggaagttcaccctggcgaaaagtttgttgtaaaaatagcagaaactggtgaaggtttgaggaaatccCTTGAATATTAATCAAGAAAGTTAtcagaatttcaagtttttgataTGAGACATCATAAATGAGCAGCTGTCCCAAAATGCATAAATATCACTTTTCGTTGGTTCATGattactgatttttttaattttctctttaggagcacaaaagtgaaatgatttttgtataaagatatactgaaggtaactgtacaataataaaacatattctttttttggagaaaataaaatttcattgattttttattatacGGTATCggtatgtaggaaagctgcttaaaaatgatgtcacaaatcaaataatacaaattataataacttttttattctttgatggattttcctcaaaccttcgccaatattttaaatcattttttctgctaattttcccataaatcttttgtcaaaaagaacttcccctttaagtctaGTATAATGCTAGTTAAACTTTAAGAAtatacatttaaataaaaaatcatattcacgATTGATACCAAAACAAACAACACAGTATTtacattaaaacttaaaaaaatagtcTCGGGATTAAAACAAATCAATGTGAGAGACCATCTACTCATGATTTCTGACTAGTACTCTATGGTGATTTACATGTAGTGGTGCATGAAATATAGTGAAATTCATGTTCACTTTATATTAATGAGCACCAATATCGTGCACATGTGCAGTAGGACAATTGGAACTATCAAAGCTTGAAAGACTGCTTCAGACCACACTGAGCATGTTCATTACTTCAAGAATTAATCCCAAAGGTTCGGCTGATTAAGCAGCCAGAAATTACTTATAAACATAATTTGGGAATATTGAGGCTTGAACCAAGTCATTTGTACATACAGTGTACAAATGGGTGAACCTTCTTCCAGACTACTCATTGCCACAGAAGTCTAGATCTATTGAACAGAAAAGTAATGAATACAGAATTCACAATTAAAATTATCAGATtcttttaaacaagtggaatgcttCTGGCGGTCTCa
It includes:
- the LOC135154462 gene encoding toll-like receptor 3, which codes for MDICTLCLFACFILWNNCVGVNAVGTPKCASITKTVATCSHLNLTSVPRSLPNTLEVLDLSYNNLTILHNESLEGYILLRILNISHNFIHVVDSGTFTKLSRLEKIILNNNALRNVSENLFVNSPGILTLILSHNNFWKIPHLNGLCDDTSWTGRTGLSKLRNITLIDFSHNGLTSIEETNFESFSNCSIYQFNLGDNELTHFPKRVFSRFSWIEKLDASHINLGKFQVSSFLGIKNTRLSVQRSQIVSIIPLNDSTNVSSEQFPKTKILNLRYNNIEKIPDFAFLGFKYLEFLALSTNRIYDMSNKSFCGMRMLEVLHLTQNKIKGLLHGAFTCLGNLKYIGLARNSLYTLDPAWFAGCTSLRKVDLFRSNINEIEHSSWNTTHLQILNLSFNNLYSIVRLMFTGLSRLKILRLEGNSQLNNIANDTFREMTALTTLTMEDIGGFFLDETLAEMRNLVFLDCSYISYGVKFASMHQFTHTPALKILNVSHSNIEYHDLVNKETKESLFDGLISLHTLRLSGNNLLVTLPNVSWMFSPLQQMKLLDLTFCSLATITSLVLKNLTGLEELRLNSNKIVNISKHAFQNLHHLHDLLLQYNRIRSIDKDLFKGTRNLKRLYLHNNQIFTITADMTMPPSLISLVISGNPFTCNCQLSWFMNWLRTTNVSLEHEEEILCSSNSFSGLHNKPVWSFHPEEYCDINTILVSGVSIVLVVVAFLCLVVYYKRWWFNHKMFLLKLAVIGYDEITDDADPDDYELQLNIMFHDNHTQWVNEILRPALEERMPHLQKVAFGDEALHPGMYYLNALYHNLDNSFKTALLISNESVDDAWFMTKLRMAVEHVNDTKLDKIILIFMEDIQEASLPYLVRLLLSRNKPYLLVTEDEDGQELFWAQFKKEMRANKVINSVIPI